Proteins from one Salvelinus sp. IW2-2015 linkage group LG9, ASM291031v2, whole genome shotgun sequence genomic window:
- the rps6kl1 gene encoding ribosomal protein S6 kinase-like 1, giving the protein MAKRDYLVEAAKQIRMALDREVSEDYEAAFSYYKNGVDLLLNGVQVDPNKERREAVKRKTTQYLKRAEEIFISHLQDNLGKGNSHLGGYSSLRFRPIRHLSSPVEDLEMCKVVGIIDKVLIVQSLITKEKFVVKSLPKSSWESRDQPTIIPQGVPFMVKLLRYYVSEDAVYLHLEHVQGGKLFSKLHKVRNDRAKEHPECSSPSQHRIKMKNSYTSPTISSDYQQNDRKGTEKTSLLETENEESPDTDSPAFWLEAQHRLESCRTHSYCEETGCLQNNSRSAAPHTPATQPSLSRSDTSPHIHPAGLSQCLHSKTQDKPALCGHLCIDQAPDVTSEPSRKATGTEKIESSLDFNIVWKADLTRNCESSAPYAETRTDSDIAAGKSVPQTTQTSSGGTGSTLNFKDHSISLYSQKSYVPTTLQLPLHNQSQVSERATLTSNGSHQDSVSGRDLENTVTDTHQGRGKEKVNHHITEESMVNSVTRDTETSQPGRAVCPSTDKLKLMRTSSGNSHPPSVSHCHSTGTQLGIQPGTSLALTGVKYQVGPPGREPVEEGWELLSPVSKDLPREKGSLCYPNTPDPTGASPQCRKGDMDAFLKSEESDGQDEDQIIEVDGWCHLPKFPAKASRGRDRARQSSWGLPEPEVRLLGAQILLALESLHQQGVVCRDLNPKNILLTSNGKVCLTFFGQWSEVQSEINSKAMDQMYCAPEIGGVSKITEACDWWSLGALLIELLTGMPLWQFHPAGVHSHTQLLIPDHLSTAAASLLTELLQFDAGYRLGSGGGGVSDIKCHPFFNGVSWKALSS; this is encoded by the exons ATGGCCAAGAGAGACTACCTGGTGGAGGCAGCCAAGCAGATCCGCATGGCTCTGGACAGGGAGGTCAGTGAAGACTATGAGGCTGCCTTCAGCTACTACAAGAACGGGGTTGACCTGCTGCTCAATGGAGTTCAAG TGGACCCTAACAAGGAGCGCCGGGAGGCAGTGAAGAGGAAGACTACTCAGTATCTAAAGAGGGCAGAGGAAATCTTTATCTCCCACCTGCAGGACAACCTGGGGAAGGGGAACTCTCACTTAGGG GGTTACAGTAGTCTGAGATTCCGGCCAATCAGACACCTGAGCTCCCCAGTGGAGGATCTGGAGATGTGTAAAGTGGTGGGGATCATCGATAAG GTCCTGATTGTCCAAAGCCTGATTACCAAGGAGAAATTTGTTGTTAAA AGCCTGCCCAAGTCGAGCTGGGAGAGCCGGGACCAGCCCACTATCATCCCCCAGGGGGTCCCCTTCATGGTGAAGCTGCTGAGGTACTATGTCAGTGAGGATGCTGTGTACCTGCATCTGGAGCATGTTCAAG GTGGGAAGCTTTTCTCCAAACTGCACAAGGTGAGGAACGACCGAGCCAAAGAGCACCCAGAATGCTCCAGTCCCAGCCAGCACAGGATCAAAATGAAGAACAGCTACACCTCCCCTACCATCAGCTCAGACTACCAGCAGAATGACAGAAAGGGCACAGAGAAAACCTCTCTCCTGGAGACGGAGAACGAGGAGAGCCCAGACACAGACTCCCCGGCATTCTGGCTCGAGGCTCAGCATCGTCTAGAAAGCTGTAGGACCCACTCCTACTGCGAGGAGACAGGCTGCCTGCAGAACAACTCCAGGTCTGCAGCGCCACACACTCCGGCGACACAGCCCTCCTTATCTAGGTCAGACACCAGTCCCCATATCCATCCAGCAGGCCTCAGTCAGTGTTTGCACTCTAAAACTCAGGACAAACCTGCTCTCTGTGGTCATCTGTGTATCGATCAGGCCCCTGATGTCACCTCTGAGCCCTCTAGGAAGGCCACTGGAACAGAAAAAATTGAATCCAGTTTGGATTTCAACATTGTGTGGAAGGCTGATCTGACTCGTAACTGTGAAAGTTCAGCCCCCTATGCAGAGACTCGTACTGACTCAGATATAGCTGCAGGTAAATCTGTACCTCAAACAACTCAGACCTCTTCTGGTGGTACAGGGTCAACATTGAACTTCAAGGATCATTCTATCAGTTTATATTCACAGAAAAGTTACGTTCCCACTACATTGCAATTACCCCTCCATAATCAAAGCCAGGTTAGTGAGAGAGCAACTTTGACCTCCAATGGCTCTCACCAAGACAGTGTTTCAGGTAGAGACCTTGAGAACActgtgacagacacacaccagggtagagggaaggagaaggtaAACCATCACATTACTGAGGAGAGCATGGTGAATTCAGTAACCAGGGACACAGAGACTTCCCAGCCTGGCAGAGCTGTGTGTCCCTCTACAGACAAGCTGAAGCTCATGAGGACATCCTCAGGGAACTCTCACCCCCCCTCAGTCTCTCACTGTCACAGTACTGGGACACAGCTGGGGATCCAGCCAGGCACTTCTCTGGCCCTCACAGGGGTGAAGTATCAGGTGGGGCCTCCTGGCAGAGAGCCAGTGGAGGAGGGCTGGGAGCTGCTGAGCCCTGTGAGTAAGGACCTCCCCCGAGAGAAAGGATCACTATGTTACCCCAACACCCCTGATCCCACAGGGGCCTCCCCACAGTGCCGGAAGGGGGACATGGATGCTTTCCTAAAGTCAGAGGAATCGGATGGACAGGATGAGGATCAAATCATTGAGGTGGATGGCTGGTGCCACCTACCCAAGTTCCCAGCCAAGGCctccagagggagagacagggccaGGCAAAGTAGCTGGGGGCTGCCTGAGCCAGAGGTGCGTCTGTTGGGGGCTCAGATCCTCCTGGCCCTGGAAAGTCTTCACCAGCAAGGTGTGGTGTGCCGAGACCTCAACCCAAAGAATATCCTGCTCACGAGCAATG GAAAGGTCTGCCTGACATTCTTTGGCCAGTGGAGTGAAGTTCAGTCAGAAATCAACTCTAAAGCTATGGACCAGATGTACTGTGCCCCAG AGATTGGAGGTGTGTCCAAAATCACAGAGGCTTGTGACTGGTGGAGTCTGGGGGCATTGCTGATTGAACTTCTTACTGGAATG CCCCTGTGGCAGTTCCACCCAGCCGGGGTGCATTCTCACACCCAGCTCCTGATCCCAGACCACCTGAGTACTGCAGCCGCCTCCCTGCTCACTGAG CTGCTGCAGTTTGATGCTGGTTATCGTTTGGGCTCTGGAGGCGGTGGTGTGAGTGACATCAAGTGTCACCCCTTCTTCAATGGTGTCTCCTGGAAGGCACTGTCAAGTTAA